A genome region from Nocardia sp. NBC_00565 includes the following:
- a CDS encoding NUDIX hydrolase codes for MRPETLARIERQLRDAAQRDGISDFVVGVAVFRDRKLLVVRRVPDDYRGGMYELPGGGVESGETLAECVARELFEETGLRVRDITDFLGGFDYATRTKARVRKYSFVVEVEPGEVELAPGEHDAFAWIDAAALDELPMAPDMRETITALVDCV; via the coding sequence ATGCGACCGGAAACGCTCGCACGCATCGAGCGACAACTCCGCGACGCGGCGCAGCGCGATGGGATCAGCGATTTCGTCGTCGGTGTTGCGGTATTCCGCGACCGCAAACTCCTGGTAGTCCGCCGCGTGCCGGACGATTACCGCGGCGGCATGTACGAACTGCCCGGTGGCGGAGTCGAATCCGGAGAAACCCTGGCCGAATGCGTGGCGCGGGAACTGTTCGAGGAGACGGGCCTGCGAGTGCGCGATATCACCGACTTCCTCGGGGGCTTCGACTACGCCACCAGAACCAAGGCCCGAGTCCGCAAGTACAGCTTCGTCGTCGAGGTGGAGCCGGGCGAGGTGGAGCTGGCACCGGGCGAACACGACGCCTTCGCCTGGATCGATGCCGCCGCCCTGGACGAACTGCCGATGGCCCCGGATATGCGCGAAACAATCACTGCGCTGGTCGACTGCGTTTGA